The genomic stretch GAGTTAATAAAACTGGTGaggtgtatttttttattaaattaattttattttgtaagaactaattataaatttgttttattaagaCAAAAGCTCAAGTGAGGAGAGACATTGAAACAAACAAGCCCATTTGGGCTCATGCAGCAACAATCTGGCAGCAAACTCTTGAGGATAAATGGATCAGAAGATTCATTGTGGGCTCAAAGGGAATCAAAGCCCAAATGAAAATTAACCTATTGGCTGAACTTTCATCTTTCaccatttatatgtatatagtaattttgaatatttaattaaatatttaaataatttatctttatgtaAATCATTTAATactatcatatcatataaaaacatattatatgaatatcaaattgagttttcaaaactaaatgtatataacattgatatattttatgttgtttattcactgaattattcaaattaattttttaaagtttcaagaATCATagattttgtcttaaaattttaaaaatatgggaagtaaattcttattttataatttaaataacttattttcttttcaaagtgGTTTGATGTCCCAAAggtttaagatttttttcttgcAATTTAGTTTGGATTTTAAATCTAAACTTTGATATTGGAAAGTTGCTTATATAagacatttaaaatatataaaaaaaaaaaatcatattattattattatatcttgaGTCACCAGATTTTTTTTTGAGTGAACTTACCACTTTCGAAAATTCTTTGatgtttttaatctttatcAAACCTCAATGAGGAAATAATAGTTCTtgttttttgattaaaaaaaaaaaccccaattCATTATATCATGcttgttttaaatatgattttgaaatttaaactaGATCAATTAGTTCAATCAGTTTAATAGAGATCTAATAATCAATCCAATCTAAATCaagttttatttaaacaattatcATTTGACTGAATTGACTTGGTGGTTAAACTATAACACTAAAATGcggtcaaattttttaattattgaaattcaaGTCAACACAactaaattcaattttgataaatgtAAATTGGATTTCATAATTAAgaattatatagttaaaattgtttcaaatattattataataattatttaaatgattcACTAATTCAACATTCAGTAGAAGTGGTTTAGGGTCATGTTAACGTGTAGACTAGTGTTTCTTAAAAATTTACGAATAATGTCAATATTTGTGAATAAAACAGATGATGTCAAAACCtcttaaaaaatgttatagGTCTACATAGTACAAcccacaaaatttaaatttttttttaaaattataatattttgatagatTAACTTATAAAAACACATATGATAGCATGACTCGTCATTTCATGAGTCTTGAGGTTTGGTGGGTGGACACAAActatcaaaactttaatttttataggtCTTAACAAGATATGATCTATGATATATTAGACTTTGTCATTTTAAACTTGATACAGCACAATTCAACCAATTACCACCTTTAACCGTCAATCAAACCAAGATAGACCAGATTGACCCCTGAACATTGgtgtaatttttcaaatgaagtttcattttcttatgaattttgaataaaaagttatttatataattagttgCTCAGATTTTCTAATATCCTGTCTTTTGCTTCCCTCCCCGCCATTTAccgtttaaactttaaaattgcTAGCTTCTTGCACAACAAACTCGCAAATACTCGACAGTTCCTTCAATCAAGATGCTCTGTAATTTCTGCAAGTCATAATGTACCAAAGAATCAGAATTATCATTCCATCacacgattttattttttcatttaaacccAAATTCATACACGCAATCACGAACTCTAAACCCTTGTGTCAAAACACCAAAACTCCACTGGCAACTCATTTAGGGTCAATCTTGGAGGCTTTTTCTGATTACCCTTTTGCTCTTCAACGAGCTAATAAACAAGTCCATGCTCAGTTCATTGTCAATAAAATCAGCACCAATGCTTCACTGGGTGCAAAGATTTTGGGTATGTATGTTCTTTGTGGGAGTTTTGTTGATGCCATTAACTTGTTTTATTGTCTTGAATTGAGGACTAGTTTGCCTTGGAATAGGATGATCAGAGTGCTTGTTCAAATGGGTTGGTTTGATTTTGccttgttgttttattttaagatGTTGAGTTTTGGAGTTGTTCCTGATAATCATACTTTTCCTTCTGTGATTAAAGCTTGTGGTTCTTTGGATGATGTTAGATTAGGGAGAATCGTTCATGAAACGATTCGTGAACTGGGTTGTGAGTTTGATGTGTTTGTGGGGAGTTCTTTGGTTAAGTTCTATGCAGAGAAAGGCTGCATTGATGAGGCGCAttgtttgtttgatgaaatgtctGAGAGAGATTGCGTTTTGTGGAATGTGATGCTTAATGGGTATGTAAAATCTGGGGAACTAGGTAATGCTATTAAGTTGTTTAAAGAAATGAGAAGAAGTGAGATTAAACCGAATTCTGTGACATTTGCTTGTGTTTTGTCCATCTGTGCTGTGGAAGGAATGATTGAGTTTGGTATGCAACTTCATGGTTTTGCAATAGGTTGTGGACTGGAGTTTGACTCGCCTGTGTCTAATTCACTGTTGACTATGTATTCGAAGTGTGAGCAGCTGTCTGATGCATGTAAATTGTTTGAACTGATGCCTCTGATTGATTTGGTGACGTGGAATGGGATGATTGCTGGACATGTACAAAATGGGTTTATGGGTGAGGCTTTGGATTTGTTTTCTAAGATGATATCTTCTGGTGTCAAACCAGACCCGATCACCTTTTCAAGTTTTCTTCCTTCAGTTGCTAAATTAGCAAGTCTTAGGCAAGGTAAGGAAATTCATGGTTATATAATACGAAATGGTGTGCCTTTGGATGCATTCTTGAAGAGTGCACTTATTGATTTATACTTAAAGTGCAGGGATGTGAAAATGGCGTGCAAGATTTTTAACTTGAGCTCCACAAGTGATGTTGCAATGTGCACAGCAATGATTTCTGGCTTTGTACTTAATGGGATGAACAGTGATGCTTTAAAGAAATTTCGGTTTTTAATTCATGAAAACATGACTCCAAATGCTGTAACCCTAGCAAGTATATTACCAGCAATAGCCGGTTTGGCTGCTCTGAAATTGGGAAAGGAATTACATGGTAATGTCTTGAAGAACGGGCTTGATAGGAAATGCCAAGTAGGAAGTGCAATTGCAGTCACGTATGCAAAGTGTGGAAGACTGGATCTTGCTCATAAAATTTTTGGAGGAATGTTAGAAAAGGATGTTATTTGTTGGAATTCAATGATCACAAGTTGTTCCCAAAATGGCAAATCAGAGGAGGCCATTGATCTTTTTCGTCAAATGGGGTTGGAAGGAATGAAATATGACCATGTGAGCATATCAGCTGCTCTTTCTGCTTGTGCAAACTTACCTGCGCTGCATTTTGGGAAAGAAATTCATGGTTTCATGATCAAAGGTTCTTGCCGCTTTGATCTCTTTGTAGAGGGTGCACTGATAGACATGTATGCTAAATGTGGAAAGTTGGATTTTTCCCGTGCCGTGTTTGACATGATGAGGGGAAAGAATGAAGTGGCATGGAATAGCATCATTGCTGCTTATGGAAGCCATGGACACCTTAAGGAATCTCTTGCTCTTTTCCATGAaatgttggaaaataaaattcagcCTGATCATGTCACCTTTCTTGCAATAATCTCTGCTTGTGCTCATGCTGGCCAAGTTGATGATGGAATTCACTACTTCCATTGCATGACCCAAGAATATGGTATCCCAGCTCATCTGGAGCATTATGCATGCATGGTAGATTTGTTTGGGCGTGCGGGTTGTTTGGATAAAGCATTTGAAACTATAAATAGTATGCCATTTTCACCAGATGCAGGTGTATGGGGAACATTGCTTGGAGCATGTCGGGTCCATGGCAATGTTGAGCTAGCTGAATTTGCTTCAAAACATCTTTTTGATTTGGACCCACAGAACTCTGGCTACTATGTGTTGCTTTCAAATATACACGCTGATGCCGGACAGTGGGGAAATGTGCTTAAGATAAGATGTATGATGAAAGAAAGAGGAGTTGAAAAGGTTCCAGGGTATAGCTGGATTGAGGTTAACAATACAACTCATATTTTCGTCGCTGCCGATGAAAGTCACCTTGAGTCTGCTCAGATTTATAAATTGCTAAAGAGTCTTCTTATTGAGCTGAGAAAAGAGGGTTATGTTCCTCAACCCTATCTTCCAATGCATCCACAAACCTTGAAGTTGTGATTACTGGAGAATGAccacttcttcttctcttttggTCACCAAAGCAATGTTCTTCCATCAAACTAAGGTACTGCACATCCATCTactcaaaccattttttttatttataaacttgtaAATTCTATGTTCTACTGTAATATtatgttgaaaatatatatcaattctaTTAAGATTCTTTTATCTTAGCAAACATGAGATCTGGTCTTTTTAATAGAAAGTTAATTTTTAGGAACATGACAAGAACTaccaaaaattgataataaCTGAGATCACATGTAATCAGATTTTTCAAGCCAGGTTAATGGATTAAACTTATAAACAGATTTTCTAGGTACATAAGAATAATTGTGTTGTCAATAATTAGATTAAAGATAGATTTGAGTTGAGTCTAACTCAAAAAAGGGCCAATTTCAGCTTGACTCACTTGATTTGGTGAATAATAATGCTAGAGAAGGTGAACATTAATgctagagaagaaaaaaagaattgttaGTGAAACGAGAGTTGACACAAGTGTCAATTGtaagttgagctcgagcttaactAGAGAAAGtcttttagtttgagtttgacttgtttGAGCCAAATTGCGAGCCGAGCCTAGGCCAACTTGGCTCAAATCTACTTTTAAGTTAAATACTCAGGTTTCTTTTCTAACAGGATAATCTTAACTCAAACAAATCTAAGGAAAACTTCTAGTGAATGATACAAACATTCATACACCTAAACTCTTTCCTCTTAAACTTAATCTAATACTTTACAGAACAGAGATGTTTGAAGTCAATAGAAAAGCATTTAATTTTGCCAACTGAATTATTGAACAACTTACTTGGCTGCTGGATTAAATTAGAAGAACAATAAGCATTTGTAACACATTTTGAATCTAATACTTGAGCTTGCGTACTATGACCTCACTCATTCTTAATTGAGGTTTCTTCAGGAATCTTTGTGCATATTTCTTCTGGAATTTCATTTACTGTGTGATGAATTTGATTATTGCAGTAAGAAATAATTGTTGATTTGTTGGCATTAATTCTGCATCTTCCTGTTGTTAACATATCTTGAGCTATAATACTTGTTTGTGATTCGATTTGTATGCCTGAGTAAGTTGAGGACATAAATGCATATTCCGAGGCACTATGCTGAATCTTTTTGTGCATTTCTCATTTCTATATAGTAAATTCTAAAGATTCATGGAGAAAGTCAGCTTTAAAATGTGGTGTGCAGGGCAGAGGTGTCAAATGGGTTGAATTGACCTAACACGATGACACATTACTCATTAGTCTCATTATCTCTACACATTACAtgaaataatacatcatttaggCCATGTTGGTTGGGATATAACTCTTAATTGTATCAACATTCTTGCATCAATCTTGTCGTATTGCATGCATCAACCCTAGTCTAGAaggaaaaaccaaaaacaacaGGAAAACACTTGAAATCCTTACGTAGTTCGCCCAAAAATCGCATCTGAAGCAACATAAAACAATACGACACAAACCTAATTTGTAGAGATGAGTAGGTCTGGGTATCTTGATAAAAAACAGAGAAC from Mangifera indica cultivar Alphonso chromosome 6, CATAS_Mindica_2.1, whole genome shotgun sequence encodes the following:
- the LOC123218409 gene encoding pentatricopeptide repeat-containing protein At4g21300-like; translated protein: MYQRIRIIIPSHDFIFSFKPKFIHAITNSKPLCQNTKTPLATHLGSILEAFSDYPFALQRANKQVHAQFIVNKISTNASLGAKILGMYVLCGSFVDAINLFYCLELRTSLPWNRMIRVLVQMGWFDFALLFYFKMLSFGVVPDNHTFPSVIKACGSLDDVRLGRIVHETIRELGCEFDVFVGSSLVKFYAEKGCIDEAHCLFDEMSERDCVLWNVMLNGYVKSGELGNAIKLFKEMRRSEIKPNSVTFACVLSICAVEGMIEFGMQLHGFAIGCGLEFDSPVSNSLLTMYSKCEQLSDACKLFELMPLIDLVTWNGMIAGHVQNGFMGEALDLFSKMISSGVKPDPITFSSFLPSVAKLASLRQGKEIHGYIIRNGVPLDAFLKSALIDLYLKCRDVKMACKIFNLSSTSDVAMCTAMISGFVLNGMNSDALKKFRFLIHENMTPNAVTLASILPAIAGLAALKLGKELHGNVLKNGLDRKCQVGSAIAVTYAKCGRLDLAHKIFGGMLEKDVICWNSMITSCSQNGKSEEAIDLFRQMGLEGMKYDHVSISAALSACANLPALHFGKEIHGFMIKGSCRFDLFVEGALIDMYAKCGKLDFSRAVFDMMRGKNEVAWNSIIAAYGSHGHLKESLALFHEMLENKIQPDHVTFLAIISACAHAGQVDDGIHYFHCMTQEYGIPAHLEHYACMVDLFGRAGCLDKAFETINSMPFSPDAGVWGTLLGACRVHGNVELAEFASKHLFDLDPQNSGYYVLLSNIHADAGQWGNVLKIRCMMKERGVEKVPGYSWIEVNNTTHIFVAADESHLESAQIYKLLKSLLIELRKEGYVPQPYLPMHPQTLKL